In Phaeobacter porticola, one DNA window encodes the following:
- a CDS encoding L,D-transpeptidase has translation MLSRRAFLASSTAASLWPQIGSAETVFDPTPQEVRIKKEFAPGQILVLPRSYYLYYVTEPRRARRYGVGVGRAGLEFTGTALIQVKKEWPTWRPTNEMIERDPRAYARFVDNKYVQPGGADNPLGARALYLFQNGVDTYFRIHGTNQPQTIGHSVSNGCIRMLNEHVVDLYERVPVGTVVTVL, from the coding sequence ATGTTGTCACGCCGCGCCTTTCTGGCCAGCTCTACCGCAGCCTCGCTCTGGCCCCAGATCGGGTCAGCCGAAACGGTCTTTGACCCCACGCCGCAAGAGGTCCGCATCAAGAAGGAATTCGCCCCCGGGCAGATCCTTGTGCTGCCGCGATCCTACTACCTTTATTACGTAACCGAGCCGCGACGGGCGCGCCGCTACGGGGTTGGCGTCGGGCGCGCAGGGCTAGAGTTCACTGGCACGGCGCTGATCCAAGTTAAAAAGGAATGGCCGACCTGGCGTCCCACCAATGAGATGATCGAGCGTGACCCGCGCGCATATGCACGCTTTGTTGACAATAAATATGTGCAACCGGGTGGCGCTGATAATCCGCTTGGCGCACGCGCGCTTTATCTGTTTCAGAACGGCGTGGACACGTATTTCCGCATCCACGGCACCAATCAGCCGCAAACGATTGGCCATTCCGTTTCCAACGGGTGCATCCGTATGCTGAACGAACATGTTGTCGATCTGTACGAGCGGGTGCCAGTGGGCACCGTGGTGACGGTGCTCTGA
- a CDS encoding cold-shock protein, protein MATGTVKWFNTTKGFGFIAPDSGGSDVFVHISAVERSGLTGLADNQKVTYELQPGRDGRESAVDIQLA, encoded by the coding sequence ATGGCCACAGGCACCGTCAAATGGTTCAACACCACTAAAGGTTTCGGTTTTATTGCACCCGACTCGGGCGGCAGCGATGTGTTTGTACACATTTCCGCTGTTGAGCGGTCCGGACTCACCGGTCTTGCTGACAATCAGAAAGTGACCTACGAACTGCAGCCCGGCCGTGACGGTCGCGAGTCTGCCGTTGATATCCAACTGGCCTAA
- a CDS encoding arylesterase codes for MRKMMAGLIFILTAAIAQAEPVRIAALGDSLVQGYGLPQGQGWVPQLQDWLDINDADAQLINAGVSGDTTAGGAARIQWTLADGPDALVVALGGNDLLRGVAPAESRANLTRILEVAKETSVPVLLVGIQAPGNYGADYKAEFDAIFPELAAEFGVLLHADSLAGMRAKTGNDPQAAGVYLQDDGIHPNAKGVALNIAAIGPKILELIAQARP; via the coding sequence ATGCGCAAGATGATGGCAGGATTGATTTTTATATTAACTGCGGCGATTGCGCAGGCCGAACCAGTGCGGATCGCCGCCCTTGGTGACAGTCTGGTGCAGGGCTATGGTCTGCCGCAGGGGCAGGGCTGGGTGCCACAGTTGCAGGACTGGCTGGATATCAACGACGCCGATGCGCAACTTATCAACGCCGGTGTGTCGGGTGATACCACCGCAGGCGGCGCGGCACGCATTCAATGGACGCTTGCCGATGGGCCGGATGCGCTGGTCGTTGCATTGGGCGGCAACGATCTGTTGCGCGGTGTCGCCCCGGCAGAGAGCCGCGCCAATCTGACCCGTATTTTGGAGGTTGCCAAGGAAACATCCGTGCCGGTTCTGCTGGTCGGGATACAGGCACCCGGCAACTATGGCGCTGACTACAAAGCAGAGTTCGACGCGATCTTTCCAGAACTTGCAGCGGAATTCGGCGTGCTTTTGCATGCGGACAGCCTTGCGGGGATGCGAGCGAAAACCGGCAATGACCCGCAGGCGGCAGGCGTGTATTTGCAGGATGATGGCATCCATCCCAATGCAAAAGGGGTGGCGCTGAATATCGCTGCTATCGGACCCAAAATACTGGAACTGATCGCACAGGCGCGTCCCTAG
- a CDS encoding ABC transporter ATP-binding protein, which yields MQSSTISHSDPILNLQHASLSLVGNTGPVEILHDISLEVRTGETLGLIGPSGSGKSSLLMVMGGLEQATGGTVSALGQDLTAMDEDALARFRRDNMGVVFQSFHLIPTMTALENIATPLELAGHKHAFERAQAELEAVGLGHRAGHFPAQMSGGEQQRVALARALVTRPRILLADEPTGNLDATNGDAIMELLFDLRDRYGATLIMVTHAPELAARCDRVIHLRDGRLDQTTTREAAE from the coding sequence ATGCAGTCCAGCACGATCTCACATTCCGATCCCATCTTGAACCTCCAACATGCGTCTTTGTCGCTGGTTGGCAATACCGGGCCGGTGGAAATCCTGCATGATATTTCGCTAGAGGTGCGAACGGGCGAGACACTGGGCTTGATCGGCCCCTCCGGATCCGGGAAATCCTCGCTACTGATGGTCATGGGCGGGCTGGAGCAGGCCACAGGCGGTACGGTATCGGCGCTTGGTCAAGACCTCACCGCCATGGATGAGGACGCGCTGGCCAGGTTTCGTCGCGACAATATGGGTGTCGTCTTCCAGAGCTTTCATCTGATCCCGACGATGACGGCACTGGAAAACATCGCCACTCCGCTGGAACTCGCCGGGCACAAGCATGCCTTTGAACGCGCTCAGGCAGAGTTGGAGGCCGTCGGCCTGGGTCACCGGGCCGGACATTTCCCGGCGCAGATGTCGGGCGGCGAGCAGCAGCGCGTCGCATTGGCGCGCGCCCTGGTCACCCGCCCTCGCATTCTGTTGGCAGATGAGCCGACCGGAAACCTAGATGCCACAAACGGGGACGCGATCATGGAACTGCTGTTTGATCTGCGTGATCGCTATGGTGCGACGTTGATTATGGTCACCCATGCGCCCGAATTGGCAGCACGCTGCGACCGGGTGATCCATCTGCGTGACGGTCGCCTGGACCAAACCACCACACGTGAGGCCGCAGAATGA